The following coding sequences are from one Rutidosis leptorrhynchoides isolate AG116_Rl617_1_P2 chromosome 11, CSIRO_AGI_Rlap_v1, whole genome shotgun sequence window:
- the LOC139877618 gene encoding uncharacterized protein At5g01610-like, whose amino-acid sequence MTLEHLSSSSILILTLFIFSISINFWVSFSQESPTIYELLKRNGLPMGLFPKGVTNFSFDDSGRFQVYLDHACNAKFEDELHYDSNVSGNLTYGRIGQLSGISAKDLFLWFLVKEIWVDIPNSGLIYFDVGVVSKQFSLSSFETPRECLASSIPKIISRKLGHDIPNHQELSRAIL is encoded by the exons ATGACTCTTGAACACCTTTCATCTTCTTCAATCTTGATACTTACACTCTTCATCTTCTCAATTTCAATCAATTTTTGGGTTTCATTTTCTCAAGAATCACCAACAATTTATGAACTTTTGAAAAGAAATGGACTACCCATGGGTTTGTTCCCAAAAGGGGTGACAAATTTCAGTTTTGATGATTCAGGCAGGTTTCAAGTGTACTTAGATCATGCTTGTAATGCCAAATTTGAAGATGAATTACACTATGATAGTAATGTTTCTGGGAATTTGACTTATGGTAGAATTGGTCAACTCTCTGGGATTTCTGCTAAAGATTTGTTTTTGTGGTTTTTGGTCAAAGAAATATGGGTTGATATACCAAATTCTGGTTTGATTTATTTTGATGTTGGTGTGGTttcaaaacagttttctttatcaTCTTTTGAAACCCCAAGGGAGTGTTTGGCTTCCTCTATACCTAAG ATCATCTCAAGAAAGCTTGGGCATGATATACCCAATCATCAAGAGCTATCTAGGGCCATTTTATGA